In a genomic window of Acipenser ruthenus chromosome 41, fAciRut3.2 maternal haplotype, whole genome shotgun sequence:
- the LOC117433966 gene encoding zinc finger protein 501-like isoform X1 has translation MQPAPVKEGSLGWGCFHTSVEESEEVSDHYPEPVHIKEEVIDPELEPGRIAQDVSELGAIRVVEDTTELQSPSEIHCKRKMPEAQRLTLTVNEDETHSKPCPHCKLPFTGDLKKHIRDTHPGQPPPRPHSCPDCGRAFRFSGDLKKHGRIHTGETPYHCSECSKSFRYSNALKRHQRIHSGEAPYRCPACGERFRQPGDLKSHQRIHTGERPYHCSECDKSFKQPGHLQQHRRLHRDATPFRCPDCGKSFKQPGALQSHLVVHTGGKPYRCSECGKSFRRSAALKFHQRLHKGDSIHTCPECGKSFKQAEYLVKHRRIHTADTLYQCPECQRGFVRLDHLRSHQRIHTGETPYHCADCGKSFKQSGDLKKHCRVHTGEKPYQCNECGKSFKQSGALKLHRRIHEEEASYICSQCGKCFKQVEYLKRHWRLHTAPKDSPGDATGS, from the exons ATGCAACCTGCTCCTGTCAAAGAGGGGAGTCTAGGGTGGGGTTGTTTCCATACGTCTGTTGAAGAGAGCGAGGAGGTCTCTGATCATTACCCAGAGCcggtccacattaaagaggaggtcaTTGACCCTGAACTGGAGCCTGGCCGGATTGCACAAGACGTGAGTGAGCTGGGAGCGATCCGCGTTGTAGAGGACACCACTGAACTGCAATCACCTTCAGAGATACACTGCAAGAGGAAAATGCCTGAAGCTCAAAGACTAACAT TGACTGTGAACGAAGACGAAACTCATTCCAAACCCTGCCCTCACTGCAAGCTGCCTTTCACTGGAGACCTCAAAAAACACATCCGAGACACGCACCCGGGCCAACCCCCCCCGCGCCCCCACAGCTGTCCTGACTGCGGGAGAGCTTTCCGCTTCTCGGGGGACCTTAAAAAACACGGGCGAATCCACACAGGGGAGACGCCCTATCACTGCTCTGAATGCAGCAAGAGCTTCAGGTACTCCAACGCCCTcaaaagacaccagcgcattcactcaGGAGAAGCCCCTTACCGGTGCCCCGCATGTGGGGAGCGATTCAGACAACCGGGGGATCTTAAATCTCACCAgcggattcacacaggagagaggcCGTATCACTGCAGTGAATGCGATAAGAGTTTCAAACAGCCGGGACACCTTCAACAACACCGGAGACTTCACAGAGACGCGACCCCCTTTCGGTGCcccgactgtgggaagagttttaagcAGCCCGGCGCTTTGCAATCTCACCTGGTCGTTCACACAGGGGgaaaaccgtatcgctgctctgaatGCGGGAAGAGTTTTCGAAGATCTGCGGCCCTGAAGTTCCACCAAAGACTTCACAAGGGAGATTCCATTCACACCTGccctgagtgtgggaagagtttcaagcAGGCGGAGTATTTAGTCAAGCACCGTCGAATCCACACTGCCGACACCTTGTATCAATGTCCTGAATGCCAGAGAGGCTTCGTTCGGCTGGATCACCTCAGAagccaccagcgaattcacacaggagagactcCGTATCACTGCGCGGATTGTGGCAAGAGTTTCAAGCAGTCTGGGGACCTGAAAAAACACTGtcgcgttcacacaggagagaaaccgtatcagtgCAATGAATGTGGCAAGAGTTTCAAGCAGTCGGGGGCTCTGAAATTACACCGGCGGATTCATGAAGAAGAGGCCTCGTATATTTGTAGTCAATGCGGGAAATGTTTCAAGCAAGTGGAGTATCTTAAGAGACACTGGAGGCTTCATACTGCACCAAAAGACAGCCCTGGAGATGCAACAGGAAGTTAA
- the LOC117433966 gene encoding zinc finger protein 664-like isoform X2, with protein MQPAPVKEGSLGWGCFHTSVEESEEVSDHYPEPVHIKEEVIDPELEPGRIAQDVSELGAIRVVEDTTELQSPSEIHCKRKMPEAQRLTCAVKVQRMEPDQIAEDVSERGSAQRVEKCAELGSNHSTEDSDKGAKDTAEHNEQKSNDQQAVRFKEEVIDQELEPAKIKETKNTNKKASKESPSSDTLYICTECGKSFNQLQTLKRHIRTHAAHTSYQCSECDQSFSQLVKFNAHMRSHTGELPYYCGDCGKGFKNLGNLKSHQRTHTGEMPYHCTECGKRFKNTGNLRSHLRIHTGEKPYHCSECGKNFKNLGNFKTHQYIHTGESPFHCSDCGKSFKHLGNLKTHQRVHTGEKPYHCTECDRSFKQSGDLKAHVRIHTGETPFSCSECGKSFNRVVTLKAHQRIHTGERPYLCSECGKSFKESGALTKHQRIHR; from the exons ATGCAACCTGCTCCTGTCAAAGAGGGGAGTCTAGGGTGGGGTTGTTTCCATACGTCTGTTGAAGAGAGCGAGGAGGTCTCTGATCATTACCCAGAGCcggtccacattaaagaggaggtcaTTGACCCTGAACTGGAGCCTGGCCGGATTGCACAAGACGTGAGTGAGCTGGGAGCGATCCGCGTTGTAGAGGACACCACTGAACTGCAATCACCTTCAGAGATACACTGCAAGAGGAAAATGCCTGAAGCTCAAAGACTAACAT GCGCTGTAAAGGTACAAAGGATGGAGCCTGACCAGATTGCTGAAGATGTCAGTGAGCGAGGATCTGCCCAGAGGGTAGAAAAGTGTGCAGAACTGGGATCTAACCACAGTACAGAGGACTCTGACAAGGGTGCAAAGGACACTGCTGAGCACAACGAACAGAAAAGCAACGACCAGCAAGCTGTCCGTTTTAAAGAAGAAGTCATTGACCAGGAACTGGAGCCTGCTAAAATAAAAGAGacaaaaaacaccaacaaaaagGCATCCAAAGAAAGCCCCTCGAGCGACACCCTGTACATCTGcactgaatgtgggaagagtttcaaccAGCTGCAGACCCTGAAAAGACACATCCGCACCCACGCTGCCCACACGTCCTATCAGTGCTCAGAGTGCGACCAGAGCTTCAGCCAGCTGGTGAAGTTCAATGCCCACATGCGCTCTCACACGGGAGAACTGCCCTATTACTGCGGAGACTGTGGGAAGGGGTTCAAAAACTTGGGGAACCTGAAATCCCACCAGCGCACGCACACGGGCGAGATGCCCTATCACTGCACGGAATGCGGGAAGAGGTTCAAAAACACAGGCAACCTGCGCTCCCACCTGCGAATCCACACCggagagaaaccgtaccactGCTCCGAGTGCGGCAAGAACTTCAAAAACCTGGGGAACTTTAAGACCCACCAgtacattcacacaggagagtcTCCTTTCCACTGCTCCgactgcgggaagagtttcaAACACCTGGGCAATCTGAAAACGcaccagcgcgttcacacaggagagaagccgtatcactgcacGGAGTGCGACAGGAGCTTCAAGCAGTCCGGAGACCTCAAGGCTCACGTGCGCATTCACACGGGGGAGACCCCCTTCAGCTGCAGCGAGtgcgggaagagtttcaatcgGGTGGTGACCCTCAAAGCCCACCAGAGGATTCACACCGGAGAGAGGCCATATCTGTGCTccgaatgtgggaagagtttcaaagagtcgggggctctgaccaaacaccagcgcattcacagaTGA
- the LOC117433966 gene encoding gastrula zinc finger protein XlCGF8.2DB-like isoform X3, with translation MEPDQIAEDVSERGSAQRVEKCAELGSNHSTEDSDKGAKDTAEHNEQKSNDQQAVRFKEEVIDQELEPAKIKETKNTNKKASKESPSSDTLYICTECGKSFNQLQTLKRHIRTHAAHTSYQCSECDQSFSQLVKFNAHMRSHTGELPYYCGDCGKGFKNLGNLKSHQRTHTGEMPYHCTECGKRFKNTGNLRSHLRIHTGEKPYHCSECGKNFKNLGNFKTHQYIHTGESPFHCSDCGKSFKHLGNLKTHQRVHTGEKPYHCTECDRSFKQSGDLKAHVRIHTGETPFSCSECGKSFNRVVTLKAHQRIHTGERPYLCSECGKSFKESGALTKHQRIHR, from the coding sequence ATGGAGCCTGACCAGATTGCTGAAGATGTCAGTGAGCGAGGATCTGCCCAGAGGGTAGAAAAGTGTGCAGAACTGGGATCTAACCACAGTACAGAGGACTCTGACAAGGGTGCAAAGGACACTGCTGAGCACAACGAACAGAAAAGCAACGACCAGCAAGCTGTCCGTTTTAAAGAAGAAGTCATTGACCAGGAACTGGAGCCTGCTAAAATAAAAGAGacaaaaaacaccaacaaaaagGCATCCAAAGAAAGCCCCTCGAGCGACACCCTGTACATCTGcactgaatgtgggaagagtttcaaccAGCTGCAGACCCTGAAAAGACACATCCGCACCCACGCTGCCCACACGTCCTATCAGTGCTCAGAGTGCGACCAGAGCTTCAGCCAGCTGGTGAAGTTCAATGCCCACATGCGCTCTCACACGGGAGAACTGCCCTATTACTGCGGAGACTGTGGGAAGGGGTTCAAAAACTTGGGGAACCTGAAATCCCACCAGCGCACGCACACGGGCGAGATGCCCTATCACTGCACGGAATGCGGGAAGAGGTTCAAAAACACAGGCAACCTGCGCTCCCACCTGCGAATCCACACCggagagaaaccgtaccactGCTCCGAGTGCGGCAAGAACTTCAAAAACCTGGGGAACTTTAAGACCCACCAgtacattcacacaggagagtcTCCTTTCCACTGCTCCgactgcgggaagagtttcaAACACCTGGGCAATCTGAAAACGcaccagcgcgttcacacaggagagaagccgtatcactgcacGGAGTGCGACAGGAGCTTCAAGCAGTCCGGAGACCTCAAGGCTCACGTGCGCATTCACACGGGGGAGACCCCCTTCAGCTGCAGCGAGtgcgggaagagtttcaatcgGGTGGTGACCCTCAAAGCCCACCAGAGGATTCACACCGGAGAGAGGCCATATCTGTGCTccgaatgtgggaagagtttcaaagagtcgggggctctgaccaaacaccagcgcattcacagaTGA
- the LOC131709083 gene encoding zinc finger protein 501-like: MEPACLAILHPDQVAGDIGELGPVKVIEKQADAGSKSDPIDEDDEPGSVCTKEHSDTESVHIKKEVIDPELESNKDIKKHEETSLSTDTLYICPECGKSFAQLQTLRRHLRTHVSETSLQCSQCGKKFNQLSKFKAHQRFHTGKSHDCSDCGKSFRQLGDLKSHQRIHTGETPYRCPECDKSFKNLGNLKAHRRIHSGETPFPCPECGKSFRQLQTLKRHVRIHTGETPYHCSDCGKSFKQSGELKAHQRNHTGDMPYRCSDCGKSFKHLGNLKTHQRVHTGEKPYRCTECDRSFKQSGDLKAHVRIHTGETPFGCSECGKSFKRVVTLKAHQRVHTGERPYLCSECGKSFKESGALTKHQRIHTAAPPPSLLYLRSESSNQETTS, translated from the coding sequence ATGGAGCCGGCCTGTCTCGCCATACTGCACCCTGACCAGGTTGCAGGGGATATCGGTGAACTGGGGCCTGTGAAGGTGATAGAGAAGCAAGCTGATGCAGGATCGAAATCTGACCCCATTGATGAAGACGATGAACCAGGATCTGTCTGCACTAAAGAACACAGCGATACGGAATCTGTCCACATCAAAAAAGAGGTCATTGACCCAGAACTGGAATCCAACaaagacataaaaaaacatgaagaaACAAGTCTTTCAACAGACACCCTGTACATCTGCCCCGAATGTGGCAAGAGTTTCGCTCAGCTGCAGACTCTGAGAAGACACTTGCGTACCCACGTGTCGGAGACCTCTTTACAGTGCTCCCAATGTGGGAAGAAATTCAACCAGCTTTCCAAATTCAAAGCCCACCAGCGTTTTCACACCGGGAAGAGCCACGATTGCTCGGATTGTGGGAAGAGCTTCCGGCAGTTGGGAGACCTCAAATCCCACCAGCGCATCCACACTGGAGAGACGCCGTATCGCTGCCCGGAATGCGACAAGAGCTTCAAGAACTTAGGGAACCTCAAGGCGCATCGACGCATCCATTCCGGGGAAACGCCTTTCCCCTGTCCGGAATGCGGGAAGAGCTTCCGGCAGCTGCAGACTTTGAAAAGGCACGTGCGCATTCACACCGGTGAGACTCCGTATCACTGCTCCGACTGCGGGAAAAGCTTCAAGCAGTCCGGGGAGCTGAAAGCCCACCAGCGCAATCACACGGGAGACATGCCCTACCGCTGCTCCgactgcgggaagagtttcaAACACCTGGGCAATCTGAAAACGcaccagcgcgttcacacaggagagaagccgtatcgcTGCACGGAGTGCGACAGGAGCTTCAAGCAGTCCGGAGACCTCAAGGCTCACGTGCGCATTCACACGGGGGAGACCCCCTTCGGCTGCAGCGAGTGCGGGAAGAGTTTCAAGAGGGTGGTGACCCTCAAAGCCCACCAGAGGGTTCACACCGGAGAGAGGCCGTATCTGTGCTccgaatgtgggaagagtttcaaagaGTCCGGGGCTCTGACCaaacaccagcgcattcacacagccGCCCCCCCTCCATCGCTTCTCTACCTGAGAAGCGAATCAAGCAATCAGGAGACCACCAGCTGA
- the LOC117964864 gene encoding carcinoembryonic antigen-related cell adhesion molecule 21-like, whose amino-acid sequence MEAHLMNWIIISLCAGCLALEVKPVTDPVISKVGDSVQLQIKPPGVLAAVIWSFSPANILVVSWVGFNPVITPEYVNRVTLNTATGSVELRSVCLSDAGVYAFQGLIELSGNAEHINGKVTLEVYEPIANVNVKPSLAQPIANQALKLTCEVLGSQTVSSRLWLKDGQPLSTSDRITLSVDSSVVSFNPVLQSDNGEYQCKASNPLSEETSPRYRLEVYCKYPKILFSLCMLN is encoded by the exons ATGGAAGCGCACTTAATGAACTGGATTATCATATCGTTAtgtgcag gttgtttAGCTTTGGAAGTAAAACCTGTCACTGACCCTGTAATCAGCAAGGTTGGAGACAGCGTACAGCTGCAGATTAAACCCCCTGGAGTTCTAGCTGCAGTGATATGGTCTTTCAGCCCTGCAAATATCCTTGTGGTGTCATGGGTCGGATTCAACCCAGTCATAACTCCTGAATATGTGAACAGAGTCACCCTGAACACAGCTACGGGATCAGTGGAGCTCAGATCTGTGTGCCTCAGCGACGCTGGAGTGTATGCATTTCAGGGCCTTATCGAGCTATCAGGAAATGCAGAACACATCAATGGAAAAGTTACCTTGGAAGTTTATG AGCCGATAGCTAATGTAAATGTGAAACCCAGCCTTGCACAGCCAATAGCAAACCAGGCTCTAAAGCTGACCTGCGAGGTGCTTGGATCACAGACTGTTTCCTCAAGGCTCTGGCTGAAGGACGGTCAGCCCTTGTCCACTAGTGACAGGATAACATTGTCTGTGGACAGCAGTGTAGTCTCCTTCAACCCAGTGCTGCAGTCTGATAATGGAGAATATCAGTGTAAAGCTAGTAACCCTTTAAGTGAAGAGACGAGCCCTAGATACAGATTGGAGGTCTATTGTAAGTATCCAAAGATTCTCTTTTCTCTGTGCATGCTGAATTGA
- the LOC131709025 gene encoding carcinoembryonic antigen-related cell adhesion molecule 20-like, translated as MENSQAALLMLAFLLFLKVIGPGYENRVTLDTSTGSVELRSVNHKDAGMYVFDGITIVSGIRESFKGNITLNVSALVLKPVTDPVISKDGDNVTLEIRPPGALTAMTWTFSPTGITVVSWSRSAPVIGTGYVNRVTLNTTTGSLGLSSVNGSDSGVYLFRGKTAVSGNPEDIDGNVTLEVYEPITNVKVEPNPAQPIANQTLKLACQVLGSQIVSSRFWLKDGQPLVPTDRITVSVNSSVVSLNKVLQSDNGEYQCKANGPVNEVTSAVYKLEVNYGPEQASLTGPDKAALNSSVTFTCSAQSVPACIYIWYVNGIQTAQGSQYQIDAVSNVDTGSYMCMAWNSVTRRTSIAEKKLVLFSVTGKEGPILSAGEITGVVIGTLAGVTGIALGVYFSVKLCRKNPDDPKLGPAERSLDAVTWPNASETYENIATDQTASKAKKQDHAYTDLQSPDQSTYSTLNE; from the exons ATGGAGAACTCACAAGCAGCACTTCTGATGTTGGCATTCCTGCTGTTTCTAAAAG TCATAGGCCCTGGATATGAGAACAGAGTCACCCTGGACACATCTACAGGATCAGTGGAGCTCAGATCTGTGAACCACAAAGACGCTGGCATGTATGTTTTTGATGGCATTACCATTGTATCAGGAATCAGAGAATCATTCAAGGGAAACATTACCTTGAACGTCAGTG CTCTGGTATTAAAACCTGTCACAGACCCTGTGATCAGCAAGGATGGGGACAATGTAACTCTGGAGATTCGACCCCCTGGAGCTCTAACTGCAATGACATGGACTTTCAGTCCTACGGGTATCACTGTGGTGTCATGGTCCAGATCAGCCCCAGTCATAGGCACTGGATATGTTAACAGAGTCACCCTGAACACAACTACAGGATCACTGGGGCTCAGCTCTGTGAATGGCAGTGACTCTGGGGTGTATCTGTTTCGGGGCAAAACCGCTGTATCAGGAAATCCAGAAGACATCGATGGAAATGTCACCTTGGAAGTGTACG AGCCGATAACTAATGTAAAAGTGGAACCCAATCCTGCCCAGCCAATAGCAAACCAGACTCTAAAGTTGGCCTGCCAGGTGCTTGGATCACAGATTGTTTCCTCAAGGTTCTGGCTGAAGGACGGTCAGCCCTTGGTCCCTACTGACAGAATAACAGTGTCTGTGAACAGCAGTGTAGTCTCCTTAAACAAAGTCCTGCAGTCTGATAATGGAGAATATCAGTGTAAAGCTAATGGCCCTGTAAATGAAGTGACGAGCGCTGTGTACAAATTGGAGGTCAATT ATGGACCAGAACAGGCATCTCTTACAGGACCAGACAAAGCCGCTCTCAATTCATCTGTAACGTTCACATGTTCGGCTCAGTCTGTCCCCGCTTGTATTTACATCTGGTATGTAAATGGGATACAGACTGCCCAGGGCTCCCAATACCAGATAGATGCTGTTAGCAATGTTGATACAGGGAGCTACATGTGCATGGCCTGGAACTCAGTGACAAGACGGACCAGCATCGCAGAGAAAAAACTTGTGTTGTTTAGTGTGACTG GTAAAGAAGGGCCCATCTTGTCTGCAGGAGAGATCACTGGAGTTGTCATCGGCACACTTGCAGGGGTCACTGGCATTGCTCTTGGGGTGTATTTCAGTGTAAAGCTATGCAG GAAGAATCCAGATGATCCCAAACTTGGTCCAGCTGAAAGAA GTTTAGATGCTGTCACTTGGCCGAATGCATCAGAAACATATGAGAACATCGCTACTGACCAGACAGCA agCAAAGCAAAAAAACAGGACCACGCATACACA GACTTACAGTCTCCTGATCAGTCCACATACAGCACCTTGAACGAGTAG
- the LOC117433989 gene encoding E3 ubiquitin-protein ligase PPP1R11 isoform X2, which produces MKAWIKESRSLTIKLRKRKTDKKVEWSSDTVDNEHLGRRSSKCCCIYEKRREFGESSTESEDEEDGCGNAHCVRGHRDKHGNMQKTPTPTPQPEPAPSQGGEHSHGQHSH; this is translated from the exons ATGAAGGCATGGATCAAG GAGAGCCGCAGTCTGACCATCAAGTTGAGAAAACGGAAAACAGACAAGAAGGTGGAGTGGTCAAGCGACACGGTGGACAACGAGCATCTGGGCCGACGGTCATCCAAAT GCTGTTGTATCTATGAAAAGCGTCGCGAGTTTGGGGAGAGCTCCACGGAGAGCGAGGATGAGGAGGATGGCTGCGGCAACGCCCACTGTGTCCGGGGGCACCGCGACAAACACGGCAACATGCAGAAAACACCAACGCCCACACCGCAACCAGAGCCAGCGCCAAGCCAGGGGGGCGAGCACAGCCACGGGCAGCACTCtcactga
- the LOC117433989 gene encoding E3 ubiquitin-protein ligase PPP1R11 isoform X1 gives MMAEAAGGSSEMITETVQQDTQPQQQAESRSLTIKLRKRKTDKKVEWSSDTVDNEHLGRRSSKCCCIYEKRREFGESSTESEDEEDGCGNAHCVRGHRDKHGNMQKTPTPTPQPEPAPSQGGEHSHGQHSH, from the exons ATGATGGCGGAGGCAGCGGGAGGTTCTTCAGAAATGATCACAGAGACCGTGCAGCAAGACACTCAGCCGCAACAGCAAGCA GAGAGCCGCAGTCTGACCATCAAGTTGAGAAAACGGAAAACAGACAAGAAGGTGGAGTGGTCAAGCGACACGGTGGACAACGAGCATCTGGGCCGACGGTCATCCAAAT GCTGTTGTATCTATGAAAAGCGTCGCGAGTTTGGGGAGAGCTCCACGGAGAGCGAGGATGAGGAGGATGGCTGCGGCAACGCCCACTGTGTCCGGGGGCACCGCGACAAACACGGCAACATGCAGAAAACACCAACGCCCACACCGCAACCAGAGCCAGCGCCAAGCCAGGGGGGCGAGCACAGCCACGGGCAGCACTCtcactga
- the LOC131709087 gene encoding DNA-directed RNA polymerase I subunit RPA12-like: MDTTSCFHGDADFCPECGSVLPLPGLEDKVTCQRCAFAIDVHEFEVHVIKSSVVFNSLESSSAAMETEEEVEKGPVIDRKCSRCGHEGMVYHTRQMRSADEGQTVFYTCTHCRYQEKEDS; this comes from the exons ATGGACACGACTTCTTGTTTCCATGGAGACGCGGATTTCTGCCCGGAGTGCGGGTCCGTCCTGCCGCTCCCGGGACTGGAGGACAAAGTGACGTGTCAGCGGTGTGCATTCGCCATTGACGTGCACG AGTTTGAGGTTCATGTTATCAAGTCCTCAGTGGTGTTTAACAGCCTGGAGTCTTCCTCTGCTGCCATGGAGACAGAGGAAGAGGTAGAAAAGGGCCCTGTG ATTGATCGGAAGTGCTCTCGCTGTGGTCATGAAGGCATGGTGTATCACACGAGACAGATGAGATCCGCTGATGAGGGACAGACTGTCTTCTACACCTGTACTCACTGCAG ATATCAAGAAAAAGAAGATTCCTGA